The proteins below are encoded in one region of Mauremys reevesii isolate NIE-2019 linkage group 15, ASM1616193v1, whole genome shotgun sequence:
- the LOC120383013 gene encoding E3 ubiquitin-protein ligase TRIM7-like isoform X1: MEGAAGPGRSLQDELSCPVCLEYLRDPVMVSDCGHNFCRACVTKCWEESERSLCCPQCREPVPQRLFRPNRQLANIVEIVKRFGAQAAAGAAGPGAGVCERHGEALKLFCQEDQKPVCLVCHLSWDHRAHRVVPIEEAARGCKEAPQEHLAGLRKDREEAKANEEKRSEELLKQTKAERQKILSECKELRGFLEEKEQFLLSRLEALDGDIAQRRDESVSKLSEEISHIDKLITEKGGETEQQPMSQSPQGGGGSRIGSKNWTFQKPEPAFAELEKRLRSFSQKSAVLKEVLLEFKENLRFELENDTADITLDLDTANPYLVLSEDKRSVRLRSAPQDVPDSPKRFDYSFSVLGAEGFTSGRHYWEVEVGDGDSWAVGAARESVRRKEKIDFTPEEGIWAVGLNWKGKNWDQYQAFTSPETPLSLCERPRKIGVYLDYEGGWVAFYNADNMAPIFTFTAAFSEKIFPFFWLFYVGSSLTLCN; this comes from the exons ATGGAGggcgcggccgggccgggccgcagcCTGCAGGACGAGCTGAGCTGCCCCGTGTGCCTGGAGTACCTGCGGGACCCGGTCATGGTCTCGGACTGCGGCCACAACTTCTGCCGCGCCTGCGTCACCAAGTGCTGGGAGGAGTCGGAGCGCAGCCTGTGCTGCCCGCAGTGCCGGGAGCCGGTGCCCCAGCGCCTCTTCCGGCCCAACCGGCAGCTGGCCAACATCGTGGAGATCGTCAAGCGCTTCGGGGCGCAGGCGGCGGCCGGAGCTgccgggccgggggcgggggtgtgCGAGCGCCACGGGGAAGCCCTGAAGCTCTTCTGCCAGGAGGACCAGAAGCCCGTCTGCCTGGTTTGCCACCTGTCCTGGGACCACCGGGCCCACCGGGTGGTGCCCATAGAGGAGGCCGCCCGGGGCTGTAAG gaggcaccGCAAGAGCATCTGGCAGGTCTAAGAAAAGACAGAGAAGAAGCCAAAGCCAACGAGGAGAAGAGAAGTGAGGAGCTGCTG AAACAGACAAAAGCTGAGAGACAGAAGATCCTCTCTGAGTGTAAGGAGCTGCGTGGGTTCCTGGAGGAGAAGGAGCAGTTCCTGCTGTCCCGGCTGGAAGCGCTCGATGGAGACATTGCTCAGAGAAGGGATGAGAGTGTCTCTAAACTCTCAGAAGAAATTTCCCACATTGATAAACTGATTACTGAGAAGGGAGGAGAGACGGAGCAGCAGCCGATGAGCCAGTCCCCGCAG GGTGGTGGCGGCAGCAGGATCGG cagtAAGAACTGGACGTTTCAGAAGCCGGAGCCTGCGTTTGCGGAGCTGGAAAAAAGGCTCAGGAGTTTCTCTCAGAAAAGCGCCGTTCTGAAGGAAGTCCTGCTGGAGTTCAAAG AAAATCTGCGCTTTGAGCTGGAGAACGACACAG CCGATATAACTCTAGACCTGGACACCGCAAACCCCTACCTGGTGCTGTCCGAGGATAAGCGCAGCGTGAGGCTGAGGAGCGCCCCGCAGGACGTGCCGGACAGCCCCAAGAGATTCGATTACTCCTTCTCTGTCCTGGGGGCCGAGGGCTTCACCTCAGGGAGGCACTACTGGGAGGTGGAAGTGGGGGACGGGGACAGCTGGGCCGTGGGGGCTGCCAGGGAGTCggtgaggaggaaggagaagattGACTTCACGCCCGAGGAGGGgatctgggcggtggggctgaaTTGGAAGGGCAAGAACTGGGACCAATACCAGGCTTTCACCTCCCCTGAGACTCCCCTGTCCCTCTGCGAGAGGCCCAGGAAGATCGGGGTCTATCTGGACTACGAAGGGGGGTGGGTGGCATTCTACAACGCTGATAACATGGCCCCCATCTTCACCTTCACGGCCGCCTTCTCAGAGAAAATCTTCCCTTTCTTCTGGCTCTTCTACGTGGGCTCCTCCCTCACACTTTGCAACTGA
- the LOC120383013 gene encoding E3 ubiquitin-protein ligase TRIM7-like isoform X2, translating to MEGAAGPGRSLQDELSCPVCLEYLRDPVMVSDCGHNFCRACVTKCWEESERSLCCPQCREPVPQRLFRPNRQLANIVEIVKRFGAQAAAGAAGPGAGVCERHGEALKLFCQEDQKPVCLVCHLSWDHRAHRVVPIEEAARGCKEAPQEHLAGLRKDREEAKANEEKRSEELLKQTKAERQKILSECKELRGFLEEKEQFLLSRLEALDGDIAQRRDESVSKLSEEISHIDKLITEKGGETEQQPMSQSPQGGGGSRIGKNWTFQKPEPAFAELEKRLRSFSQKSAVLKEVLLEFKENLRFELENDTADITLDLDTANPYLVLSEDKRSVRLRSAPQDVPDSPKRFDYSFSVLGAEGFTSGRHYWEVEVGDGDSWAVGAARESVRRKEKIDFTPEEGIWAVGLNWKGKNWDQYQAFTSPETPLSLCERPRKIGVYLDYEGGWVAFYNADNMAPIFTFTAAFSEKIFPFFWLFYVGSSLTLCN from the exons ATGGAGggcgcggccgggccgggccgcagcCTGCAGGACGAGCTGAGCTGCCCCGTGTGCCTGGAGTACCTGCGGGACCCGGTCATGGTCTCGGACTGCGGCCACAACTTCTGCCGCGCCTGCGTCACCAAGTGCTGGGAGGAGTCGGAGCGCAGCCTGTGCTGCCCGCAGTGCCGGGAGCCGGTGCCCCAGCGCCTCTTCCGGCCCAACCGGCAGCTGGCCAACATCGTGGAGATCGTCAAGCGCTTCGGGGCGCAGGCGGCGGCCGGAGCTgccgggccgggggcgggggtgtgCGAGCGCCACGGGGAAGCCCTGAAGCTCTTCTGCCAGGAGGACCAGAAGCCCGTCTGCCTGGTTTGCCACCTGTCCTGGGACCACCGGGCCCACCGGGTGGTGCCCATAGAGGAGGCCGCCCGGGGCTGTAAG gaggcaccGCAAGAGCATCTGGCAGGTCTAAGAAAAGACAGAGAAGAAGCCAAAGCCAACGAGGAGAAGAGAAGTGAGGAGCTGCTG AAACAGACAAAAGCTGAGAGACAGAAGATCCTCTCTGAGTGTAAGGAGCTGCGTGGGTTCCTGGAGGAGAAGGAGCAGTTCCTGCTGTCCCGGCTGGAAGCGCTCGATGGAGACATTGCTCAGAGAAGGGATGAGAGTGTCTCTAAACTCTCAGAAGAAATTTCCCACATTGATAAACTGATTACTGAGAAGGGAGGAGAGACGGAGCAGCAGCCGATGAGCCAGTCCCCGCAG GGTGGTGGCGGCAGCAGGATCGG tAAGAACTGGACGTTTCAGAAGCCGGAGCCTGCGTTTGCGGAGCTGGAAAAAAGGCTCAGGAGTTTCTCTCAGAAAAGCGCCGTTCTGAAGGAAGTCCTGCTGGAGTTCAAAG AAAATCTGCGCTTTGAGCTGGAGAACGACACAG CCGATATAACTCTAGACCTGGACACCGCAAACCCCTACCTGGTGCTGTCCGAGGATAAGCGCAGCGTGAGGCTGAGGAGCGCCCCGCAGGACGTGCCGGACAGCCCCAAGAGATTCGATTACTCCTTCTCTGTCCTGGGGGCCGAGGGCTTCACCTCAGGGAGGCACTACTGGGAGGTGGAAGTGGGGGACGGGGACAGCTGGGCCGTGGGGGCTGCCAGGGAGTCggtgaggaggaaggagaagattGACTTCACGCCCGAGGAGGGgatctgggcggtggggctgaaTTGGAAGGGCAAGAACTGGGACCAATACCAGGCTTTCACCTCCCCTGAGACTCCCCTGTCCCTCTGCGAGAGGCCCAGGAAGATCGGGGTCTATCTGGACTACGAAGGGGGGTGGGTGGCATTCTACAACGCTGATAACATGGCCCCCATCTTCACCTTCACGGCCGCCTTCTCAGAGAAAATCTTCCCTTTCTTCTGGCTCTTCTACGTGGGCTCCTCCCTCACACTTTGCAACTGA